The following are encoded together in the Robertmurraya sp. FSL R5-0851 genome:
- the whiA gene encoding DNA-binding protein WhiA — protein MSFASETKKELTNIEGKGCCGKAELSALIRMNGSLSFSNRKLVVDIQTENAAIARRIYTLVKRYYDVQVELLVRKKMRLKKNNVYIVRLSQDAKIILEDLFILEEGFVFAHNIAEVLIKKKCCKRSYLRGAFLAGGSVNNPETSSYHLEIFSLYKEHNDSLCELMNTFGLNSKTLERKKGFITYLKEAEKITEFLNIIGAHNALLRFEDIRIVRDMRNSVNRLVNCETANLNKTIGASLRQVENIRFIQDTVGLHILPEKLREIAELRIAYQDVTLKELGEMVSGGNISKSGINHRLRKIDEIAEKLRVGENVSKTM, from the coding sequence GTGTCATTCGCTTCGGAAACGAAAAAAGAGTTAACGAATATTGAAGGAAAAGGATGCTGCGGGAAAGCGGAACTGTCCGCTTTGATTCGAATGAATGGCTCATTGTCCTTCTCTAATCGAAAACTAGTGGTCGATATCCAAACGGAAAATGCTGCGATTGCACGAAGAATTTATACGTTGGTAAAAAGATACTACGACGTTCAAGTAGAACTTCTCGTTCGAAAGAAAATGAGATTGAAAAAGAACAATGTGTATATTGTAAGGCTATCACAGGATGCAAAGATCATCTTAGAGGATTTATTTATCCTGGAAGAAGGATTTGTGTTTGCTCACAATATTGCTGAGGTACTTATTAAAAAGAAATGCTGTAAGCGCTCCTATTTACGTGGAGCATTTTTAGCAGGAGGTTCGGTGAACAATCCGGAAACATCCTCTTATCATCTCGAAATTTTTTCACTTTATAAAGAGCATAACGACTCTTTATGTGAATTGATGAATACATTTGGTTTAAATAGTAAAACGCTTGAAAGAAAAAAGGGCTTCATCACGTATTTAAAGGAAGCTGAAAAAATCACCGAATTCCTAAACATTATCGGTGCCCATAATGCCTTACTAAGGTTTGAGGACATTCGGATCGTACGAGATATGCGTAACTCGGTGAACCGGTTGGTCAATTGTGAAACGGCGAACTTAAACAAGACGATTGGTGCGTCTTTACGACAGGTTGAAAATATCCGATTTATTCAAGATACAGTAGGTCTTCATATTTTACCTGAAAAGCTTAGAGAAATTGCAGAGCTTCGGATTGCTTACCAAGATGTCACATTGAAGGAGCTAGGGGAGATGGTATCTGGAGGGAATATTAGTAAATCAGGTATCAATCACCGTCTGCGCAAAATTGACGAAATTGCCGAAAAGCTCCGAGTCGGGGAAAACGTGAGTAAAACCATGTAA
- the clpP gene encoding ATP-dependent Clp endopeptidase proteolytic subunit ClpP has protein sequence MFDSQLKEEKEMNLIPTVIEQTNRGERAYDIYSRLLKDRIIMLGSGIDDNVANSIVAQLLFLEAENPEKDISIYINSPGGSITAGMAIYDTMQFIKPDVQTICIGMAASMGAFLLAAGTKGKRYALPNAEVMIHQPLGGAQGQATEIEIAAKRILFLREKLNGILAERTGQPMEVISKDTDRDNFMTADRAKEYGLVDHIISRNTLETKKEEK, from the coding sequence ATGTTTGACTCTCAATTAAAGGAGGAAAAAGAAATGAATTTAATCCCTACAGTTATTGAGCAAACGAACCGTGGAGAGCGTGCATACGATATTTACTCACGCCTATTAAAAGACCGCATTATCATGCTTGGAAGTGGAATTGATGATAATGTGGCTAATTCAATCGTCGCTCAGTTATTATTTTTAGAAGCGGAAAATCCTGAAAAAGACATATCCATCTACATCAATTCACCAGGTGGTAGCATTACAGCTGGTATGGCCATCTACGACACGATGCAGTTCATTAAGCCTGATGTTCAAACCATTTGTATCGGTATGGCAGCATCAATGGGTGCATTCCTTCTTGCTGCTGGTACAAAAGGAAAGCGTTATGCTCTTCCAAATGCAGAAGTAATGATTCACCAACCGCTTGGTGGAGCACAAGGTCAAGCAACAGAAATCGAGATCGCTGCGAAGCGTATCCTTTTCCTTCGTGAAAAGTTAAACGGCATTCTTGCTGAGCGTACTGGTCAACCAATGGAAGTCATTTCTAAAGACACAGACCGCGACAACTTCATGACAGCTGATCGTGCAAAGGAATATGGCCTAGTTGACCATATCATTTCACGCAACACGCTTGAAACGAAGAAGGAAGAAAAATAA
- a CDS encoding HPr family phosphocarrier protein codes for MVEKQVVVKLKTGLQARPAALFVQEANRFSSEVFLEKDGKKVNAKSIMGLMSLAVSSGSSVNLIVNGTDEEAALEALEKYVQKEA; via the coding sequence ATGGTGGAAAAACAAGTAGTAGTCAAGTTGAAGACTGGTTTACAGGCACGCCCTGCAGCGTTGTTTGTACAAGAAGCAAATCGTTTTTCGTCAGAAGTATTTTTAGAGAAAGACGGTAAGAAGGTCAATGCAAAGAGCATCATGGGTCTTATGAGCTTAGCTGTTAGCTCAGGTTCATCTGTGAATTTGATCGTCAATGGAACGGATGAAGAAGCAGCGCTTGAAGCATTAGAAAAATACGTTCAAAAAGAAGCATAA
- a CDS encoding sugar-binding transcriptional regulator — translation MQSIIDIQKRLLPDLLSVMQERFHILQYIGSMEPVGRRSLSVSLGVTERVLRSEVSFLKEQDLITISSVGMSLTEDGRELLEGLEAVMREISGIDKMEERLRRKLGIQQVIIVAGNSDESPWVKSELGRACALCMKNSLQGKNIIAVTGGTTMATVAEMLTPDLGKDLLFVPGRGGIGEDVQNQANTICAKMAERTKSSHKVLYVPDQVSSETYHMMLKEPHIKEVLGLIKSASMVLHGVGDAMTMAQRRRTSAEDLRKIEERQAVGEAFGYYFNEAGEVVHKVRTVGLQLDDLVKTGHVLAVAGGASKEKAIRSYMKQAPKNTVLITDEGAATQLLQG, via the coding sequence ATGCAGTCGATCATTGATATCCAAAAAAGATTATTACCTGATTTGCTCTCTGTTATGCAGGAACGTTTTCACATTTTACAATACATAGGTTCCATGGAGCCAGTAGGTCGTCGAAGCTTATCTGTCAGTCTTGGTGTAACAGAACGAGTCCTCAGAAGTGAAGTATCCTTCTTAAAAGAACAAGATTTAATCACTATATCAAGTGTAGGAATGAGTCTAACTGAAGATGGAAGGGAATTACTAGAGGGATTAGAAGCGGTTATGCGTGAGATATCAGGTATCGACAAAATGGAAGAAAGACTCCGAAGGAAACTTGGTATTCAGCAAGTGATCATTGTAGCGGGTAACAGTGATGAGTCACCATGGGTAAAAAGCGAATTAGGAAGAGCTTGTGCTCTTTGTATGAAAAATTCGTTGCAGGGAAAAAATATCATCGCAGTTACTGGTGGTACAACAATGGCCACTGTAGCAGAGATGCTAACTCCTGACCTTGGCAAAGATCTTCTTTTTGTACCAGGACGTGGGGGAATTGGGGAAGATGTTCAAAATCAAGCCAATACCATTTGTGCCAAAATGGCTGAAAGAACCAAATCAAGCCACAAGGTGCTCTATGTCCCTGATCAAGTAAGCAGTGAAACGTACCACATGATGTTGAAGGAACCTCATATTAAAGAAGTTCTAGGTTTAATCAAATCTGCAAGCATGGTTTTACACGGAGTAGGAGACGCTATGACAATGGCCCAACGCCGGCGAACAAGCGCGGAGGACTTACGTAAAATCGAAGAAAGGCAAGCGGTTGGTGAAGCATTCGGGTATTACTTTAACGAAGCGGGAGAAGTGGTCCACAAAGTAAGAACAGTTGGACTTCAACTCGATGACCTAGTAAAGACCGGGCATGTGCTCGCCGTTGCTGGTGGAGCTTCAAAGGAAAAAGCAATTCGCTCTTATATGAAGCAAGCTCCAAAGAACACCGTATTAATTACGGACGAAGGAGCCGCAACACAGTTATTACAGGGTTAA
- a CDS encoding glutaredoxin family protein, with protein MIIEFYTRKRCPLCEKGKAILAELQESWEFEIVEKDIDTNDEWTEQYGLMIPVVVLDGEELQYGQLDKMFINEALTKKIHRI; from the coding sequence ATGATTATTGAGTTTTATACTAGAAAAAGATGCCCATTATGTGAAAAAGGAAAAGCGATCCTAGCCGAACTTCAGGAAAGCTGGGAGTTTGAAATCGTTGAGAAAGACATTGATACAAATGATGAATGGACAGAGCAGTATGGGTTAATGATTCCTGTCGTTGTTCTGGACGGAGAGGAGCTTCAGTATGGACAGTTAGACAAAATGTTCATAAACGAAGCGCTTACAAAAAAAATACACCGTATATGA
- a CDS encoding DUF6241 domain-containing protein produces METKKAIKLNKIQIAAISTGLVIMAGFGVFSYWTNATPSSGGTDRVLKQAEEAEASVEDGGLEIQIDENVEQVFPSDLKEFEVQSAIHHMSHQKVEAEKKWGAILITEERIKRLYDVVVANENEYKYANTYIRILERWLEGDFSQAVSDHNTIWELQDGNVGKATGLLSMKEEEKFIEKYMK; encoded by the coding sequence GTGGAAACGAAAAAGGCCATCAAACTCAACAAAATACAAATCGCAGCAATTAGTACAGGACTCGTAATCATGGCTGGTTTTGGTGTATTTTCGTATTGGACAAATGCCACTCCATCAAGCGGTGGAACGGACAGGGTGCTCAAGCAGGCGGAGGAAGCGGAGGCATCCGTTGAAGACGGAGGACTTGAAATCCAAATAGATGAAAACGTGGAGCAGGTTTTTCCAAGTGACTTAAAAGAATTCGAAGTACAATCTGCCATTCACCATATGTCACATCAAAAGGTGGAAGCCGAAAAGAAATGGGGAGCCATTCTTATTACGGAAGAGCGAATTAAGCGACTTTACGATGTGGTAGTTGCCAATGAAAATGAATATAAGTATGCGAACACATATATCAGGATTCTTGAAAGATGGCTTGAGGGGGATTTTTCCCAAGCAGTCAGTGACCATAACACGATATGGGAATTACAGGACGGAAATGTTGGAAAAGCGACTGGCCTGTTAAGTATGAAAGAAGAAGAGAAATTTATAGAGAAGTATATGAAGTAG
- the rpoN gene encoding RNA polymerase factor sigma-54 — MNLKAGLWQQQTLKLKMTQELSQAITLLQYSSQELTAFLESKALENPLIQIETSHVKTMDPRKDRPKKTRVIDKDQQNWIEQIGKTATNLYDHLYAQVVNHSDVELLKAFLEYIDGNGYIGVRDESLATELGTSHEKVDSLVSIIQDLEPAGVGARSLGECLYLQLIRMPKRNPLAEKLVSNHFEEFAEKRWKTLSKQLNISLSDIQLAFDLVQTLNPRPGADFQDEAPSYVFPDVSVKWDGKHFEISVFDDVLPKLTFQQEYYQQFSSVKDANLNKYLQEKQQDYSWIVRSLEQRKETITKVSLAIVQRQQDFFEKGPLHIKPMTMREIAEEIEVHESTVSRAVREKYMQTPFGTFELKSFFTNMVSTTNSEATSSNQVKDAIKKLIEGEDKAKPYSDQEILDILKENDGFVISRRTVAKYRDQLGIPSSSKRKRF, encoded by the coding sequence ATGAACTTAAAAGCAGGTTTGTGGCAACAGCAGACGTTAAAATTAAAGATGACGCAAGAGCTATCTCAAGCGATTACTCTACTTCAGTATTCTTCCCAGGAGCTTACGGCTTTTTTAGAAAGCAAAGCATTGGAAAATCCCCTTATTCAGATTGAAACCTCCCATGTTAAGACGATGGATCCCCGCAAAGATCGACCGAAAAAAACGAGAGTCATAGATAAAGATCAACAAAACTGGATTGAACAAATAGGAAAAACCGCTACGAACCTTTATGACCATCTATACGCTCAAGTGGTGAACCACTCGGATGTGGAGCTACTTAAGGCTTTTTTAGAATACATTGATGGAAACGGTTACATCGGAGTGAGGGACGAATCTCTTGCTACTGAATTAGGTACTTCACATGAGAAAGTAGACTCGTTAGTTTCTATTATTCAAGACCTTGAACCAGCTGGAGTAGGTGCGAGGTCATTAGGGGAGTGTTTATATTTACAGCTCATCCGTATGCCGAAACGAAATCCCTTAGCGGAAAAATTAGTCAGTAATCATTTTGAGGAGTTTGCAGAAAAAAGATGGAAAACATTATCCAAACAACTAAACATTAGTCTGTCTGATATTCAATTGGCATTTGACCTAGTTCAAACATTAAATCCGCGTCCAGGGGCTGACTTTCAGGACGAAGCACCGTCTTATGTGTTTCCAGATGTATCGGTCAAATGGGACGGGAAACACTTTGAAATTAGTGTGTTCGATGACGTGCTCCCTAAGCTAACGTTCCAACAGGAGTATTATCAGCAATTTTCATCTGTGAAAGATGCGAACCTCAACAAATATTTGCAAGAAAAGCAACAGGACTACTCATGGATCGTTAGAAGCTTAGAACAACGGAAGGAAACGATTACTAAGGTGTCACTTGCGATTGTGCAAAGACAGCAGGACTTTTTCGAAAAAGGGCCGTTGCACATAAAGCCGATGACGATGAGAGAAATTGCAGAGGAAATAGAGGTTCATGAGTCCACGGTTAGCCGGGCGGTCCGTGAAAAGTATATGCAAACCCCATTTGGAACATTTGAATTAAAATCGTTCTTTACGAACATGGTTTCCACGACCAATTCAGAGGCCACATCGTCTAATCAGGTGAAAGATGCCATTAAGAAACTGATCGAAGGGGAAGATAAAGCAAAGCCTTATTCCGATCAGGAAATTTTAGATATATTAAAAGAAAACGATGGATTTGTGATATCCAGGAGAACAGTGGCTAAGTACCGGGATCAGCTCGGAATCCCATCTTCATCAAAGCGAAAGAGATTTTAA